One Plasmodium sp. gorilla clade G2 genome assembly, chromosome: 12 genomic window carries:
- a CDS encoding DNA-binding chaperone, putative has translation MSGSNLIWLDKAGKKRSKDIPCLEDIPYKDDLEYANELKTLPHISCSLCVNIRKRKVENAGFMFYIKYEVPILLLNEEENTKKSKNNKSIEPIEEIFLYKDKIDYMLKLEKSMNKNNVDQNKTTSDNKEDKKKNQKNKKGNEEDDEIKQDDYDNKENNNGGDNTKGQFKKGSNLIKKCIDQNIDVYDVLGVEETDDLETIKSCYKKLILLFHPDKNKGTAYLNEKEKEKNKKKKGKNKKTKYMNNSSNNNNNNENENEKDFLYFIEKYNIEKLTNDEKKNIFLKIQDSYTILSDKILRKQYDSSIPFDESVPTLTQLEEAKNFYTFLRPVFKRNAKWSAIKPVPDIGDENTDIKDVKYFYDFWYNFNNWRDFSYQNEYDYEQAECREERRWMERENKKIQKKASKTENLRIIKLVDLAYNNDPRIIAENKRIKLEKLKKKEQAMIEKRNQKNENNNNMNNNNNNNNNNNNNNNLGSHKKNIDKASIKLWKHHIKSLCLTKLSNIVNVENIQEKLSLMSFDNLCEFIYDIYVILNFTVPKNNTDTTTTLTNNIKNNTLHKKIYNHINEPKKSFQSQTSTSTNNNENNNNISNDGRTNTGFIAHLKNLHLNHKQILTLIDTFKKYIQDHSFIIENKLDQLSNQHNFQIDTQTNDQFNKDEDQADQEQIHSNTHANMDSQDIIHNNISNNIPYSNNEKIYQHVKKENEETNIYSNDSTQININESNEHVYEHVKKENEQTNLYSNESIQSNINIYNEKNNEDNESTSNKWSAQEVSLLAKALKLYPGGTRNRWVLISNSIKTKNVKEVIKKTKEMFENDTLKNLGRNFDETPFDHFKNQNKGVMKKIDDNLDKREYKLNKENNNQFETDNLNGDVEKKKPWTHEEQHLLEQALMKYPASIPIKERLKLVSQELKTRTVDEVILRMKTLRAQIMAKKSSK, from the coding sequence atgagtGGTTCTAATTTAATATGGTTAGATAAAGCAGGAAAAAAAAGGAGTAAGGATATACCATGTCTAGAAGATATTCCTTACAAAGATGATTTAGAATATgcaaatgaattaaaaacatTGCCACACATTTCATGTAGTCTTTGTgttaatataagaaaaagaaaagtagAGAATGCAGggtttatgttttatataaaatatgaagtacctatattattattaaatgaagaagagAATACAAAAAAGagtaagaataataaaagcATAGAACCAATTGAAgagatatttttatataaagataaaattgATTATATGCTAAAGTTAGAAAAGAGTATGAATAAGAATAATGTAGATCAAAACAAAACAACCAGtgataataaagaagataaaaaaaaaaaccaaaaaaacaaaaaagggAATGAGGAagatgatgaaataaaacaagatgattatgataataaagaaaataataatggtgGAGATAATACAAAAGGTCAATTTAAAAAAGGAAGtaatttaataaagaaatgTATAGATCAAAATATTGATGTATATGATGTTTTAGGTGTTGAAGAAACAGATGATTTAGAAACAATAAAAtcatgttataaaaaattaattttattatttcatcctgataaaaataaaggtaCAGCATATTTGaatgaaaaggaaaaagagaaaaacaagaaaaaaaaaggaaaaaataaaaaaacaaaatatatgaataattcaagtaataataataataataatgagaatGAGAATGAAAAggatttcttatattttattgaaaaatataatatagaaaaattaacaaatgatgaaaaaaaaaatatttttttaaaaatacaagATTCATATACAATACTATCagataaaatattaagaaaaCAATATGACAGTTCAATACCATTTGATGAAAGTGTACCAACATTAACACAATTAGAAGAAgcaaaaaatttttatacttttttaaGACCagtatttaaaagaaatgcAAAATGGTCAGCTATAAAACCAGTACCAGATATAGGTGATGAAAATACAGATATAAAAgatgtaaaatatttttatgatttctggtataattttaataattggAGAGATTTTTCATATCAAAATGAATATGATTATGAACAGGCTGAATGTAGAGAAGAAAGAAGATGGATGGaaagagaaaataaaaaaattcaaaagaaAGCATCAAAAACAGAAAATCtaagaattattaaattagtTGATCTAgcttataataatgatccTAGAATTATTGctgaaaataaaagaataaaattagaaaaattaaaaaaaaaagaacaagcAATGATTGAAAAGagaaatcaaaaaaatgaaaataataacaacatgaacaacaacaacaataataacaataataataataataataataatttaggtagtcataaaaaaaatatagataaagcTTCTATTAAATTATGGAAGCATCATATTAAATCATTATGTCTTACCAAATTATCAAATATAGTCAATGTAGAAAATATTCAAGAAAAATTATCTCTCATGTCATTTGATAATTTATGTGAATTtatttatgatatttatgtgatattaaattttacagttccaaaaaataatacagatACAACAACAACactaacaaataatattaaaaataatactctccataaaaaaatatataatcatataaatgaacCGAAAAAATCATTTCAAAGTCAAACAAGCACATCAACAAATaacaatgaaaataataataatatttctaacGATGGAAGAACTAACACAGGATTTATAGCACATCTTAAAAATTTACACTTGAATCATAAACAAATTCTAACACTAATAGATACATTTAAAAAGTATATTCAAGAtcattcttttattatagaaaataaactCGATCAGCTAAGTAATCAACACAACTTCCAAATTGATACACAGACTAACGATCAATTTAATAAAGATGAAGACCAAGCAGATCAAGAACAAATTCATTCGAATACTCATGCAAATATGGATTCACAAGATATTATACACAACaatatttcaaataatattCCTTACAgcaataatgaaaaaatatatcaacatgtaaaaaaagaaaacgaGGAAACCAACATATATAGTAATGATTCCAcacaaattaatataaatgaaagtaATGAACATGTATATGAACatgtaaaaaaagaaaacgaGCAAACGAACTTATATAGTAATGAATCTATACAATCTAATATcaacatatataatgaaaaaaataatgaagataatgaATCGACAAGTAATAAATGGAGCGCACAAGAAGTCTCTCTACTAGCTAAAGCGCTAAAATTATATCCTGGAGGTACACGTAATAGATGGGTTCTAATATCTAATTCAATAAAAACCAAAAATGTTAAGGAAGTTatcaaaaaaacaaaagaaatgTTTGAAAATGATACACTAAAAAATTTAGGCAGAAATTTTGATGAAACACCTTTTGATCATTTCAAGAATCAAAATAAAGgtgttatgaaaaaaattgatgATAACCTAGACAAAAgggaatataaattaaacaaagaaaataataaccAATTTGAAACGGATAATCTAAATGGTGAtgtcgaaaaaaaaaaaccatgGACACATGAAGAACAACATTTGTTAGAACAAGCCTTAATGAAATATCCAGCTTCTATACCAATAAAGGAACGACTCAAATTAGTATCACAAGAATTAAAAACAAGAACAGTAGATGAAGTAATCCTAAGAATGAAAACCTTGAGGGCTCAAATTATGGCAAAAAAATCATCAAAGTAG
- a CDS encoding anaphase promoting complex subunit 10, putative: MTTDNIRKSKYPSLKYIEDYQYDYTYYNCDTEDNLDINYKYVNFCNIIEQLDLLESPPKSSHDSVKKKGCNYERLKKKNEKYYSFLDLESKLNNVYDNDISSFMYEKKISLDDKHRLPKIRLSKKYVELGCIGFWKLSSFKKKFNIKNLRDNDANTYWQTDSLAPHTITIQFIKLLKISKIFLLLNYYLDESYTPNEITVHIGNDENHLELLCETFCDMNKYSLNEPFWFLIDFENCNMSSYYYNYNMNHLKKKNDIYCRCLKISIISSQHNGKDTRIRQLQIYGPNYIHYKYDKMLI; encoded by the coding sequence ATGACCACagataatataagaaaatctAAATATCCTTCTTTAAAGTATATAGAAGACTATCAATATGACTATACTTATTATAATTGTGATACCGAAGATAACttagatataaattataaatatgtaaatttttgtaatattattgaaCAGTTGGATTTACTTGAATCCCCCCCAAAAAGTAGTCATGATagtgttaaaaaaaaaggatgtAACTACGAAcgattgaaaaaaaagaatgagAAATATTATTCCTTTTTAGATTTAGAAAGTAAGCTAAATAATGTatatgataatgatatatcttcatttatGTATGAAAAGAAGATTTCTTTAGATGATAAACATAGATTACCAAAAATTCGATtaagtaaaaaatatgttgaaCTTGGATGCATAGGGTTTTGGAAGTTATcaagttttaaaaaaaaattcaatataaaaaatttaagagATAATGATGCTAATACATATTGGCAAACTGATAGTTTAGCTCCACATACTATAACAATTCAATTTATAaagttattaaaaatttctaaaatttttttactattaaattattatttagatGAATCTTATACACCTAATGAAATAACAGTACATATTGGTAATGATGAAAATCACCTTGAATTATTATGTGAAACGTTTTgtgatatgaataaatacTCCTTAAATGAACCTTTTTGGTTTCTTATAGATTTTGAAAATTGTAACATGTcttcttattattacaattataatatgaatcatttaaaaaaaaagaatgatatatattgtcGTTGTTTGAAAATTTCTATAATATCAAGTCAACATAATGGAAAAGATACACGTATAAGGCAACTACAAATCTATGGTCcaaattatattcattacaaatatgataaaatgttaatataa
- a CDS encoding meiotic recombination protein SPO11, putative, translating to MSAVDIICSLEKYVVDFVISLLDEKKKKILSKGKIIDITRLFYIIQIVLINIKNNIYTTLRQIFYINPKLFISQRNSNKIIGKLTKIIKKSREQINIYNAPKGIIRGNILLKEKKTSNWIDCMNVFELRGHLISPFGVENINISSGVQYILIIEKETIFYKLLQSNYISTYGPTILITAKGFPDINTRQLLFEIQKRHRGLKIFCLTDYDVYGLSIACTYASKNESKIYYVDDMSIENLEWLILFTPEEGIKKNVIKNTDLTKLTLKDIRILDNICAKLKNNKKYSSAERNNWIENISNMKKFGVKYEIDAINDIEKHINNRIKELL from the exons aTGTCCGCTGTTGATATTATTTGTTCACTAGAAAAGTATGTTGTCGATTTTGTAATAAGTCTGTTagacgaaaaaaaaaaaaaaattttgtcaaaaggaaaaattatagatataacgagattattttatattattcaaatagtattaataaatataaagaataatatatatacaacattaagacaaatattttatatcaatcctaaattatttatatctcaACGTAAttctaataaaattattggaAAGTTgacaaaaattataaaaaaatctagagaacaaataaatatatataatgccCCGAAAGGAATCATAAGgggaaatatattattgaaggaaaaaaaaacaa GCAATTGGATTGACTGTATGAATGTTTTCGAA TTAAGGGGACACTTAATATCGCCTTTCGGAGTggagaatataaatatttcatcaggtgttcaatatattttaattattgaaaaagaaacgatattttataaattactTCAATCTAATTATATATCGACATATGGACCAACCATATTAATTACTGCAAAAGGTTTTCCAG atatAAACACAAGACAACTTTTATTTGAAATACAAAAAAGACATAGAggattaaaaatattttgtttaacTGATTATGACGTTTATg gCCTGAGCATAGCATGTACTTATGCTTCCAAAAATGAATCTAAAATTTATT ACGTTGATGATATGTCGATTGAGAACTTGGAATggttaattttatttaccCCTGAGGAGGGCATTAagaaaaatgttataaaaaatactGACCTTACTAAATTAACTTTAAAGGACATACGAATTTTGGACAA CATTTGTGctaaattaaaaaacaataaaaaatatagttcTGCTGAACGGAATAATTGGAT agaGAATATTAgcaatatgaaaaaatttgGAGTTAAATATGAAATAGATGCAATCAACGATAttgaaaaacatataaataatcgcATTAAGGagcttttataa
- a CDS encoding GTP-binding protein, putative — MNYNKITLYIIIFYFSLSFFHTYIVIKKFNIYSKHLFSQACNRYTHNILKKKKKKCTYNINYYSFLSPHVEVFNIKTEKKDTFSIYMNNKSHQTDDHIDDHIDDHIDDQIDDQIDDQINEHIDDHLNDDAYHTTNAKHIRESQEHEISTDCNKMIEPKKKKKKNIKKNKIRIKVMKENKLKNKKLTKKKNLFNINEYSTSDDNSIMMNEEKEEEQEEQEEQEEQEEQEKQNYDDDIKQQPLHCDDTNESIQISSNKDHKQSIISNSQQINDNYFYDEKKMSTNIYTSNNNIYNKDTHEDIKMDDINIEENQKNKKKKDVELKIIRNLPLISIIGRPNVGKSTIFNRLTRKYQEGSIVLDVSSTRDKLYGEVEWEGYKFELVDTGGLVFEEEKFSKEIKDQILMALKESSVVIFVVDGIHGVDPRDIEICRFLRKYINIKQSKGEDINKKVNVNVNANVNVNVNTNVNVNVNANANVNANVNIKEQEIVDSQAYDNKNIKQLDDKEENLQRYDKINQYDIQNNIKKKDTYNNTSNDVKENTNNDCKKVPIKVILCVNKCESYKDGYYKAQEFWSLGFGDPFPCSGIHGNGLSEILDECIKHIDKIKINELDDNINEENTINISFIGKPNTGKSSILNKILNCNRFIVSPLAGTTVDSIDVLVKLKNSDRIYRLIDTAGIQKRKKNVSFNSKTKYEYLLYNRTEKAIKRSDVCILVIDSFNGISTQDINIARKILQENKSCIICCNKWDLIYNKNDIFNDTKNYVLNLLKPIDFSNILFMSAKTSQRLLNIFDLAEQTYQNYIKRVNTNTLNEIIKEALLLRPPIPIKNKSLNIYYAFQSHIKPPGFVFICNSEKSAYLNYTKYLENRIREAFNIKGTPIKIYYKQKKLRKIINKQKKPDKYNLDIQAIQKNFQKMQSQGKK, encoded by the coding sequence ATGaactataataaaataacactctatataataattttttatttttccttatCCTTTTTTCACacttatattgttattaaaaagtttaatatatattctaaacATCTCTTTTCTCAAGCCTGTAACAGATacacacataatatattaaaaaaaaaaaaaaaaaaatgtacatataatattaattattattcgtTTTTATCACCTCATGTAGAGgtctttaatattaaaacgGAAAAAAAAGATACCTTCTCAatttatatgaacaataaGAGTCATCAAACAGATGATCATATAGATGATCATATAGATGATCATATAGATGATCAAATAGATGATCAAATAGATGATCAaataaatgaacatataGATGATCATTTAAATGATGATGCATACCATACAACAAATGCAAAGCATATAAGAGAAAGCCAGGAGCATGAAATATCTACAGATTGTAATAAAATGATAgagccaaaaaaaaaaaaaaaaaaaaatattaaaaagaataaaataagaataaaagtaatgaaggaaaataaattgaaaaataaaaaattgacgaaaaaaaaaaatttatttaatataaatgagtACAGTACGTCAGATGATAATAGTATTATGATGAACgaggaaaaagaagaagaacaagaagaacaagaagaacaagaagaacaagaagaacaagaaaaacaaaattatgatgatgatataaaacaACAACCCCTTCATTGTGATGATACAAATGAAAGTATTCAGATTTCATCTAATAAGGATCATAAACAAAGTATTATATCAAATTCTcaacaaataaatgataattatttttatgatgaaaaaaaaatgtcgacaaatatatatacatctaataataatatatacaataaagATACACATGAAGATATTAAAAtggatgatataaatattgaagaaaatcaaaagaataaaaaaaagaaagatgttgaattaaaaataatccGTAATTTACCTTTAATATCAATTATTGGTAGACCTAATGTTGGTAAATCGACCATTTTTAATCGACTTACTAGAAAATATCAAGAAGGTAGTATTGTTTTAGATGTTAGTAGCACAAGAGATAAATTATATGGAGAAGTGGAGTGGGAAGGATATAAATTTGAACTGGTAGATACAGGTGGCTTAGTGTTTGAAGAAGAAAAGTTttcaaaagaaataaaagatcAAATTCTTATGGCTCTAAAAGAATCATCAGTTGTTATTTTTGTTGTTGATGGTATACATGGTGTGGATCCTAGAGATATTGAAATCTGCAGatttttaagaaaatatataaatataaaacaatcaAAAGGAGAAGACATCAATAAAAAGGTAAACGTAAATGTAAATGCAAATGTAAATGTAAATGTAAATACAAATGTAAATGTAAACGTAAATGCAAATGCAAATGTAAATgcaaatgtaaatataaaggaACAAGAAATTGTTGATTCACAagcatatgataataaaaatataaaacagtTAGATGATAAAGAGGAAAATTTACAaagatatgataaaataaatcagtatgatatacaaaataatataaaaaaaaaagatacatataataatacatctaATGATGTAAAGGAGAATACTAATAATGATTGTAAGAAAGTACCAATAAAAGTTATTTTATGTGTAAATAAATGTGAATCTTATAAAGATGGTTATTATAAAGCACAAGAATTTTGGTCCCTGGGATTTGGAGATCCATTTCCTTGTAGTGGAATTCATGGGAATGGTCTCTCAGAAATTTTAGATGAATGTATTAAACatatagataaaataaaaataaatgaattagatgataatataaatgaagaaaatactattaatattagttTTATAGGGAAACCAAATACTGGTAAATCtagtatattaaataaaatattaaattgtaATCGTTTTATTGTTTCTCCTCTAGCTGGAACTACTGTAGATTCTATTGATGTTCTagttaaattaaaaaatagtgATCGTATATATCGTCTTATTGATACAGCAGGaatacaaaaaagaaaaaaaaatgtatcttTTAATagtaaaacaaaatatgaatatcttttatataatagaaCAGAAAAAGCTATAAAAAGAAGTGATGTATGTATTCTTGTAATCGATTCTTTTAATGGTATTAGTACACAAGATATCAATATTGCTAGAAAAATTCtacaagaaaataaaagttGTATTATCTGTTGTAATAAATGGGatctaatatataataaaaatgatatttttaatgATACCAAAAATTATGTTCTAAATCTATTAAAACCTATAGATTTTTCTAATATTCTTTTCATGTCAGCTAAAACTTCTCAAAGattattaaacatatttgATCTTGCTGAACAAACatatcaaaattatattaaacgTGTTAATACAAATACTCtaaatgaaattattaaagAAGCATTATTATTAAGACCACCTATtccaattaaaaataaatccttaaatatatattatgcttTTCAGTCTCATATTAAACCACCAGGATTTGTTTTCATTTGTAATTCAGAAAAATCAGCTTATCTTAACTATACTAAATATCTAGAAAATAGAATACGTGAAGCATTCAATATTAAAGGTACACCCATCAAAATCTattacaaacaaaaaaaattaagaaaaattatCAACAAACAGAAAAAAcctgataaatataatctaGACATACAGGCCattcaaaaaaattttcaaaaaatgCAATCccaaggaaaaaaataa
- a CDS encoding snoRNA-associated small subunit rRNA processing protein, putative, protein MTTSTFDPSWGQIKNDKSENNNNNNNNNYNNNYNNSCSQVFSSKNEGDANDKTRLIIKNIPKYMNEIDLKKHFFKMKDHNINFQITDIKIMKRKKIINNKEHYESRRICFIGFLNNYHCQSFKKFFNNTYINTSKIIIEDAISPSLLKSNNIKYNNLNVTNFKSDPNEIQKTKKKEKDKGKGKGKSIQIVKDKNFINKTVQVKKTKAGMNTTRSHVIFLDEENPDVLPPVEGLENDKSQEKKKKKKKKKKKKKKNIIDEDNNNNNNNTRGDKNVINDEEDILKTENNNIKDEKIIKDNEVLLNDASDGHSNNEDDALTWLKEISKKEKKDESSLMDQNIKKKNNIEKNDNIVSIVSNDNKKNDTTYELDIESESEDMNTTKLIIFNLPPVNEQDIKSLCERYGPIVDVKVFKKKSIKGDTQIYLNDKGSNKSTDDFFIKLLKGNTTNNKKNKNNNSNSNNINNESDYNTDYFNNNHMVDHNKNEYDNYNDTCNNKILYNDLTNIKVYAFVSFMFPSSCEKAKIHLNNKIYGGKILTIKYAKEKKINNYEEKNMENINEKNIFIKLSNECKTSYKKILEIQKKKSCQNENMWNILYTDINTSINNFCKENNCSIESVLNIKDKNIAVNVSLTETYIINKIKEWIKKEGIYLDAFEQIYIKKKKNEDEKDITNMNSNNKKEYISNDNSNNNNNSNNNISIENNMDNKEIVKYKRSNDTIIIKNLSIYTNQNDIINLFKQYGVLKRVSFSPYNNICIIQYENPDHAKKAFISNSYIRYKKLPLYLEWAPLNLFTTQKDIKNGDNDMINDKKESKREETNEDDATNNIDQNVYKNDDSQNIDNLNYDDDDNNDDEYEEGTHASIYIKNINFNTKEEDLKKLFEKIEGFITCNIIKSKKVITQKEKESNKTSKIYNNTISLGYGFAEYKNKELAIEAIKKLAGTRLNDHILEMSLSHNRIKNNKNNKNNNKNNEDEKFIIKDKKKVTKKLVVKNLAFQVNKEELRKLFSAFGNIKSVRIPRNVYNRSRGYAFIEFMSNKECCNAIESLQHTHLYGRHLIIDFADDFIFDKNIDEYDKLKELNNKQNENIITSEQAKRKSIYESQKNEQITESKKRRLTSNMELI, encoded by the coding sequence atgacgACGTCTACATTTGATCCTTCTTGGGGTCAAATAAAAAACGATAAAAGcgaaaataataacaataataataataataattataataataattataataatagttgTAGTCAGGTGTTTAGTTCAAAAAATGAAGGAGATGCTAACGACAAAACGAGACTTATAATTAAGAATATTCCCAAGTATATGAATGAAATTGATTTGAagaaacatttttttaaaatgaaagatcataatattaatttccAAATAActgatataaaaattatgaaaagaaaaaaaataataaataataaagaacatTATGAATCTAGAAGAATCTGTTTCATTGGATTTcttaataattatcattgtcaaagttttaaaaagttttttaataatacatatattaatacaagcaaaattattatagaaGATGCAATTTCTCCTTCCCTTTTAAaatctaataatataaaatataacaatcTAAATGTAACAAATTTTAAAAGTGATCCCAATGAAATTcaaaagacaaaaaaaaaagaaaaggataAAGGAAAGGGAAAAGGAAAATCTATTCAAATTGTGAaggataaaaattttataaataaaaccgTTCAAGTTAAAAAAACCAAAGCTGGAATGAACACCACTAGAAGTCATGTCATTTTTTTGGATGAAGAGAATCCAGATGTGCTTCCGCCAGTGGAAGGAttagaaaatgataaatctcaagaaaaaaaaaagaagaagaaaaaaaaaaaaaaaaaaaaaaaaaaaaatataattgatgaagataataataataataataataatacaagaggtgataaaaatgttataaatgatgaagaagatattttaaaaactgaaaataataatataaaggatgaaaaaattattaaagatAATGAggttttattaaatgatgcATCTGATGGACATTCAAATAACGAAGATGATGCTCTTACATGGTTAAAAGAAatttcaaaaaaagaaaagaaagatGAATCATCACTAATGgatcaaaatattaaaaaaaaaaataacatcgAAAAAAATGACAATATTGTTAGTATTGTTAGTAatgataacaaaaaaaatgatactaCTTATGAGCTAGATATTGAAAGCGAATCAGAAGATATGAATACtacaaaattaataatatttaatttaccACCTGTAAACGAACAAGATATAAAATCATTATGTGAGAGATATGGACCCATAGTAGATGTAAaagtttttaaaaagaaatctATTAAGGGTGatacacaaatatatttgaatgaCAAAGGTTCAAATAAATCGACAgatgatttttttattaaattgttAAAAGGAAAtacaacaaataataaaaaaaataaaaataataatagtaatagtaataatattaataatgagaGTGATTACAACACagattattttaataataatcatatggTGGaccataataaaaatgaatacgataattataatgatacatgcaataataaaatattatacaacgATCTGACAAATATTAAAGTATATGCATTTGTGAGTTTTATGTTTCCTAGTTCTTGTGAGAAAGCAAAAATACatctaaataataaaatatatggagGTAAAATATTAACTATTAAATAtgcaaaagaaaaaaaaataaataactatgaagagaaaaatatggaaaatataaatgaaaaaaatatttttattaaattatctaATGAATGTAAAACATCttataaaaagatattagaaattcaaaaaaaaaaatcttgtcaaaatgaaaatatgtggaatatattatatacagatataaatacaagtattaataatttttgcaaagaaaataattgttCTATAGAATctgtattaaatataaaagataaaaatattgcaGTTAATGTTTCTCTTACagaaacatatattattaataagatAAAGGAGTGGATTAAAAAAGAGGGAATATATTTAGATGCATttgaacaaatatatataaaaaaaaaaaaaaatgaagatgaaaaggatataacaaatatgaatagtaataataaaaaggaatacatctcaaatgataatagtaataataataataatagtaataataatatatctattgAAAATAACATggataataaagaaattgtAAAGTATAAACGAAGTAATGAtactataataattaaaaatttatctatatatacaaatcaaaatgatatcattaatttatttaaacaaTATGGTGTTTTAAAAAGAGTTAGTTTTTCaccttataataatatttgtattattcaATATGAAAATCCTGATCATGCTAAAAAAGCTTTTATATCAAATTCTtatataagatataaaaaGTTACCATTATATTTAGAATGGGCAccattaaatttatttacaaCACAgaaggatataaaaaatggagACAATGATATGATAAATGATAAGAAAGAATCAAAGAGGGAAGAAACAAATGAAGATGATGctacaaataatatagaccagaatgtttataaaaatgatgattctcaaaatatagataatttaaattatgatgatgatgataataacgATGATGAATATGAAGAAGGGACACATGcaagtatttatataaagaatataaactTTAATACTAAAGAAGAGGATTTAAAAAAactatttgaaaaaatagaaGGTTTTATAacatgtaatattattaagagTAAAAAAGTTATAACACAAAAAGAGAAAGAATCAAATAAAACAtctaaaatttataataatactataTCTTTAGGATATGGATTTgcagaatataaaaataaagaattagcTATTGAagctataaaaaaattagcaGGTACACGTTTAAATGATCATATATTAGAAATGAGTTTATCTCATaatagaataaaaaataataaaaataataaaaataataataaaaataatgaggaTGAAAAATTCATAATTAAAGACAAAAAGAAAGTAACTAAAAAACTTGTTGTAAAAAATTTAGCTTTTCAagtaaataaagaagaattaagaaaattattttcagcatttggaaatataaaaagtgtAAGAATACCaagaaatgtatataatcGTAGTAGAGGTTATGCATTTATAGAATTTATGTCAAACAAAGAATGTTGTAATGCTATTGAATCTTTACAACATACACATTTATATGGAAGACATCTAATTATAGATTTTGCtgatgattttatttttgataaaaatatagatgaatatgataaattaaaagaattaaataataaacaaaatgaaaatattataacatcCGAACAAGCTAAAAGAAAATCCATATATGAATCTCAAAAGAATGAACAAATAACTgaatcaaaaaaaagaagactCACATCAAATATGGAACTAATATAA